CAGGTCGACGTAACGCCCGGCATGAGAGACGAAGCTCTCCCGCATGGAGAACCAGGCATAGCCCAGGCACCAGGCCTCGATGTAGGTGTAGTAGAGGATGAAGATCATCGGCAGGGCCACGCCGATCACGCCCAGGTACTTGCCCCAACTCTTGCCGCTCAGCCGCCAGAACATCCCCGGCGTGGTGCCGTGACCCCAGCGGCCTCCCATCCGTCCCACGGTCCAGGCGACCCACATCATCGGCAGGCCGAAGAGCAACAGCGAGAGGATGTAGGGGATCATGAAGGCGCCGCCGCCGTGCTGGGCGGCCTGGCCCGGAAAGCGCAGCAGGTTACCGATGCCCACGGCACTGCCGGCGGCGGCCAGGATCACGCCGATCCTCGAGCCCCAGGATTCCCGTTGCTGCTCAGACATCTCGCTTCCTTTCAGGCTCCGATGGCGTCGAGCATTTCCGAGACGGCGTCGCCGAGGCCGAGGAAAATCGCGCGCGCGACGATACTGTGTCCGATGTTCAGCTCGAAGACCTGGGGGACGTCGGCGATGGGGGCCACGTTGCGCACCGTCAGGCCGTGGCCGGCAGCCACCCGCAGGCCCAGTGCCTCCGCCCGCGCCGCGGCGGCCACGAAGGCGTCGTAGGCCCGGGCCCGGGCCCGCTCGCTCCCGGCCGCGGCATAGGCGTTGGTGTTCAGTTCCACCGTGCCGACTCCCAGCTCCGCGGCCGCTTCGATCTGCTCGATCTGGGGATCGATGAACAGGGAGACGTCGATGCGCGAGCGCCGCAGGGCGGTGATGTGCCCGCGCAGGCGTCGGCGCAGGCGGGCGGCGTCGATGCCCCCCTCGGTGGTCACCTCGCCCTCCCGTTCGGGCACCAGGGTGACCAGGTGGGGGCGGTGGCGGCGGGCGATTTCCAGCATGCGGGCGGTGGCGGCCATCTCCACATTGAGGCGGGTGCCCACCACCTCGCGCAGTCGCCGCAGGTCGTCGTCCTGGATGTGCCGCCGGTCGCCCCGGATGTGACAGGTGATGCCGTGAGCCCCGGCCAACTCGCAGATCACCGCCGCGGCGATGGGGTCGGGTTCCGCGGCCCGGCGGGCCTGCCTCACGGTAGCCACATGATCGATGTTGACCGACAGACGCGTCATCCTACCTCCCGTTCAGAACGCCAGATTCTTGCACAAAGCCGCCCCGGCTGTGTAGAGGTCCCCGGCCGGCCGGATCGCCGATCCAGGCGCGCCCGCCGCGGCGCTTCAGCCCAACTCCCGCTCGAACAGCGTCACCAGTTCGTCGGCCAGGTCTTCCACCAGGCGGGCGTCGGCGCCTTCGATCATCACCCGGGCCTTGGGTTCGGTCCCCGAGTAGCGCACCACCACGCGGCCTTCGCCGGCCATCCGGCGTTCGGCGTCGGCGACAGCGGCGGCCAGGACGGGATGGTCGGCGATGGCGGGCTTCGAGCGGACCCGTACGTTCTTGAGTACTTGGGGGTAACGCCGGATGCGCGCCGCTGCCTCGAGCAGATCGCCGGCGCCCTGCTTCCACATCCGGGCCAGGGTCAGGGCGGTGAGCACCCCGTCGCCGGTAGGGGCATAGTCCATCAGGATGACGTGGCCCGACTGCTCGCCCCCCAGGCTGAGGTCGCGCCTACGGAGGGCCTCGAGTACGTAGCGGTCACCGACGGGAGTGCGGAGCATGGCCAATCCCTCGGCCTCGAGGGCTTTCTCGAGGCCCAGATTGCTCATCACCGTGGCCACCACGGTGGCTCCCTTGAGCTGCCCCGCCCGGTGCAGGGCGCACCCCATGTAGTAGAGCAGGAAGTCGCCGTCGAGAATCGTGCCGTCGCCGGCAATCGCGATGCAGCGGTCGGCGTCGCCGTCGAAGCAGAAGCCCAGGCTCGCACCGCTGCTGCGCACCAGCTCCGCGGCCACCTCCGGATGGAGCGAGCCGACGCCGTCGTTGATGTTGCGGCCGTCGGGCGCGTCGCCGGTGACCACCACCCCGGCTCCCGCCCGGCGGAAGGCTTCGGGGCCCACCTGGTGGGCCGCGCCGTGGGCGCAGTCCAGGGCCACCAGGACGCCCTCCAGGTCGACCCCCTCCCGGCAGTGGTCCAGGAAGGCCAGGTACTCCTCGAGCAGATGATCGTGGTCGTCGGTCGCGGCGTCGTCACCGACCGGCGGCGCCACGTCCCCGAGGGCCTCCATTTCCGCTTCGATAGAGGCTTCCGAGTGATCGGAGAGCTTGCTGCCGTCGGCGGCGAAAACCTTGACGCCGTTGTCCTCGTAGGGGTTGTGGGAGGCGGAGACCATCAGTCCCGCCGCGAAGTCGTCCCGGCGTGTGAGCAGCGCCAGGCCCGGTGTGGGCAGCACGCCGGCGCTGACCGGCTCGCCCCCGCCGTCACGGATGCCCCGGGACAGGGCGGCGGCGATCCAGCCGCAGGACTCGCGGGTATCCCGCCCCAACAGCACTCGCGGCGGCGCCGATCGTTCCGGCGCGCGAGCGAGGATCACCGCCAGGGCGCGCCCGAGGCGGTAGAGCGTGGATCCGTCGAGGGGGGGGGTGCCCGCCACACCCCTCATACCGTCGGTGCCAAAGAGTTTTCTCATGGTCGTCGTGGATCTCCCCGACCCGTTCCTAGTTGGGCCGTACCTTCACCCGGGCCGGTTCGACCTTCACGTCGGAGACCAGCGCCAGCTCGTCGGTATCAAGATTGCCCCAGGAGAGGGTGACGGCCACCTCGCCGGCCTTGCTGCCCAGGGCATCGACCGATGCCGTGGCCTGGAGCTGTTCGCTGAGAGGGGTGAAGAGTGAGGGGGGGGCAAGGAA
The sequence above is drawn from the Acidobacteriota bacterium genome and encodes:
- a CDS encoding pyridoxine 5'-phosphate synthase; the encoded protein is MTRLSVNIDHVATVRQARRAAEPDPIAAAVICELAGAHGITCHIRGDRRHIQDDDLRRLREVVGTRLNVEMAATARMLEIARRHRPHLVTLVPEREGEVTTEGGIDAARLRRRLRGHITALRRSRIDVSLFIDPQIEQIEAAAELGVGTVELNTNAYAAAGSERARARAYDAFVAAAARAEALGLRVAAGHGLTVRNVAPIADVPQVFELNIGHSIVARAIFLGLGDAVSEMLDAIGA
- the glmM gene encoding phosphoglucosamine mutase; amino-acid sequence: MRKLFGTDGMRGVAGTPPLDGSTLYRLGRALAVILARAPERSAPPRVLLGRDTRESCGWIAAALSRGIRDGGGEPVSAGVLPTPGLALLTRRDDFAAGLMVSASHNPYEDNGVKVFAADGSKLSDHSEASIEAEMEALGDVAPPVGDDAATDDHDHLLEEYLAFLDHCREGVDLEGVLVALDCAHGAAHQVGPEAFRRAGAGVVVTGDAPDGRNINDGVGSLHPEVAAELVRSSGASLGFCFDGDADRCIAIAGDGTILDGDFLLYYMGCALHRAGQLKGATVVATVMSNLGLEKALEAEGLAMLRTPVGDRYVLEALRRRDLSLGGEQSGHVILMDYAPTGDGVLTALTLARMWKQGAGDLLEAAARIRRYPQVLKNVRVRSKPAIADHPVLAAAVADAERRMAGEGRVVVRYSGTEPKARVMIEGADARLVEDLADELVTLFERELG